One Phaseolus vulgaris cultivar G19833 chromosome 2, P. vulgaris v2.0, whole genome shotgun sequence DNA window includes the following coding sequences:
- the LOC137810135 gene encoding protein ASYMMETRIC LEAVES 2-like — translation MSSSSNSPCAACKCLRRKCTQECVFAPYFPPDNPQRFAYVHKVFGASNVAKLLNELSASQRDDAVKSLAYEAEARLRDPVYGCVGLISVLQHKLRQIQMELNNAKKELATYIGPQAFQGLPAPILQQQPNNLFSGSLYGNMAGVTAATHGGQLVIREAQSPQQHQILEAQQLAAAVAAREQQEMFRSYEHQQQQEFLRFSGGFDVGSASAGGFSQISPVAASADQLSPSLALGSFDNAYHMQQPQVAEPHPHPHNIPFEAQLLLPPQQKQTQQQTQQSQLPLHQPQSESEECRSLGPTC, via the coding sequence ATGTCATCATCATCGAATTCGCCGTGCGCGGCGTGCAAGTGTCTGAGGCGAAAGTGCACGCAGGAGTGCGTGTTCGCGCCGTACTTTCCGCCGGACAACCCTCAGAGGTTCGCTTACGTGCACAAGGTTTTCGGGGCTAGCAACGTCGCCAAGCTTCTCAATGAACTCAGCGCCTCGCAGCGAGACGACGCCGTAAAGTCCCTCGCTTACGAGGCCGAGGCTCGTCTCAGGGACCCCGTCTACGGCTGCGTGGGCCTCATCTCCGTCCTCCAACACAAGCTCCGGCAGATCCAGATGGAACTCAACAATGCAAAGAAGGAACTGGCAACATACATCGGTCCCCAAGCTTTTCAAGGCTTACCGGCCCCCATTCTTCAACAGCAGCCCAACAACCTTTTTTCCGGTTCGCTGTATGGCAACATGGCGGGCGTGACGGCAGCTACTCACGGCGGGCAGCTGGTGATTCGCGAAGCCCAGTCGCCACAGCAGCATCAGATCTTGGAGGCCCAGCAGTTGGCCGCGGCTGTGGCGGCCAGGGAGCAGCAGGAGATGTTCAGGAGTTACGAACATCAACAGCAGCAGGAGTTTCTGCGGTTCAGTGGTGGGTTCGATGTGGGTTCGGCTTCTGCTGGTGGGTTCAGCCAGATATCCCCAGTTGCTGCATCCGCCGATCAGTTGTCTCCTTCGTTGGCTTTGGGATCCTTCGATAACGCTTATCACATGCAGCAACCACAAGTTGCAGAGCCTCATCCTCATCCTCACAACATTCCTTTTGAGGCTCAGCTTCTTCTCCCTCCACAACAGAAGCAAACACAGCAACAAACACAGCAGTCCCAACTTCCCCTTCACCAGCCACAGTCTGAAAGCGAGGAGTGTAGGAGTCTTGGTCCAACCTGTTGA
- the LOC137810136 gene encoding uncharacterized protein isoform X1: MKEIVTLQVGDFANFVGSHFWNFQDELLGLAGDPSADSVFKNQDLNMDVLYRTGETQQGIPSYTPRLVSINLRGSLGSMNSHGTLYTEVASTSPDVVTWTGKVSTQASEPFKRNLFLQRLYEEEENSNMLNEIPGSKNGSPSEYEDKEIIECLENGVQFWSDYSKVHYHPRSLYELDGVWPVVEEFNNYGIGRDCFAWAAQGEEISDRLRFFVEECDNIQGFQFIVDDSGGFSAVAAEFLENIVDEYTNIPVLLYAVQGSGPRTNLQSRKRTVSEVLHDSISFSRLSSYCKLIVPVGLPSLSKSKASRFLHIEDAKHFHSSAVYAAALHSISLPFRMVPVGPTADACSSSGAVDIHGVVQMLSGQGRQNMVSVLDVAMPAPALTGGQNDLSLLEMLQPLTPQTADDVEDMLAIEHMTVHGALASEGHRASVGEVKDTVEGAFRCANTRPMSCHLSVALCPLPIPLPFPSIFGNNVGKQGELMGSQTINSSPKGSLEIHSVPMAARLRSSSVVLPLLENKLQNLQRFGIQRGAAGAELLRSWGFGMEELMEMDEMLSKMVAALRPPQLTSDSD, translated from the exons ATGAAAGAAATTGTTACTCTCCAAGTTGGCGATTTCGCAAACTTCGTTGGTTCTCACTTCTGGAACTTTCAG GATGAGTTGCTTGGGTTGGCTGGGGACCCCTCTGCTGATTCAGTGTTCAAGAATCAGGATCTTAACATGGACGTGCTTTATCGTACTGGTGAGACACAGCAG GGCATTCCTTCCTATACTCCTCGCCTGGTTTCAATAAACTTGAGAG gaTCCCTTGGATCTATGAATTCACATGGTACATTGTATACGGAGGTTGCTTCCACATCACCAGATGTTGTCACCTG GACTGGTAAAGTTTCCACTCAAGCCTCTGaaccttttaaaagaaatttgtTCCTGCAAAGACTTTATGAAGAAGAGGAAAACTCGAATATGTTAAATGAGATCCCTGGTTCAAAGAATGGTTCTCCGAGTGAGTATGAGGATAAGGAAATAATTGAGTGCCTGGAAAATGGTGTACAGTTTTGGTCCGACTACTCAAAAGTACATTATCACCCCCGGAGTCTTTATGAATTAGATGGAGTTTGGCCAGTCGTTGAGGAATTTAACAATTATGGAATTGGAAGGGACTGCTTTGCTTGGGCTGCGCAAGGGGAAGAAATCAGTGACAGGCTTCGATTTTTTGTTGAAGAGTGTGACAATATACAG GGATTTCAATTTATTGTTGATGACTCTGGAGGTTTCTCTGCTGTCGCTGCTGAATTTTTAGAGAACATTGTAGACGAGTATACAAACATTCCCGTCTTACTGTATGCTGTCCAAGGTTCTGGTCCACGCACAAATCTTCAGAGCAGGAAGCGTACAGTCTCAGAGGTTCTTCATGATTCTATATCATTTTCAAGATTGTCATCATACTGTAAACTTATTGTGCCTGTTGGTCTGCCCTCCTTAAGTAAAA GTAAAGCTTCCAGATTCCTCCACATTGAAGATGCGAAGCATTTTCACTCGAGTGCAGTTTATGCTGCAGCACTACACTCCATTAGTCTACCTTTTCGAATGGTTCCAGTTGGGCCTACTGCAGATGCTTGTTCTAGTTCTGGTGCTGTGGATATTCATGGAGTTGTACAAATGTTATCAGGACAAGGAAGGCAGAATATGGTGTCAGTTCTTGATGTTGCCATGCCAGCACCAGCTTTAACTG GGGGACAGAATGACCTGTCTCTGTTAGAGATGTTACAGCCGTTGACCCCACAAACAGCAGATGATGTTGAAGACATGCTGGCTATTGAACACATGACAGTCCACGGAGCTCTTGCATCAG AAGGCCATCGCGCTTCAGTTGGTGAGGTAAAGGATACAGTTGAGGGTGCTTTTAGATGTGCCAATACAAGGCCAATGTCCTGCCATCTATCCGTTGCTCTTTGTCCCTTGCCTATCCCCTTGCCTtttccatcaatctttggtaacAATGTAGGCAAGCAAGGTGAACTAATGGGTAGTCAAACTATTAATTCATCACCCAAAGGATCCCTTGAGATTCATTCCGTTCCCATGGCCGCCAGATTACGTTCCAGCAGTGTTGTATTACCACTCTTAGAGAATAAACTGCAAAATCTTCAGCGTTTTGGAATTCAACGAGGAGCAGCTGGGGCTGAGTTACTTAGAAGTTGGGGCTTTGGCATGGAAGAATTGATGGAAATGGATGAAATGTTATCTAAAATGGTAGCGGCATTGCGCCCTCCTCAGTTGACATCAGATTCAGATTAG
- the LOC137810136 gene encoding uncharacterized protein isoform X2, whose amino-acid sequence MSCLGWLGTPLLIQCSRIRILTWTCFIVLGIPSYTPRLVSINLRGSLGSMNSHGTLYTEVASTSPDVVTWTGKVSTQASEPFKRNLFLQRLYEEEENSNMLNEIPGSKNGSPSEYEDKEIIECLENGVQFWSDYSKVHYHPRSLYELDGVWPVVEEFNNYGIGRDCFAWAAQGEEISDRLRFFVEECDNIQGFQFIVDDSGGFSAVAAEFLENIVDEYTNIPVLLYAVQGSGPRTNLQSRKRTVSEVLHDSISFSRLSSYCKLIVPVGLPSLSKSKASRFLHIEDAKHFHSSAVYAAALHSISLPFRMVPVGPTADACSSSGAVDIHGVVQMLSGQGRQNMVSVLDVAMPAPALTGGQNDLSLLEMLQPLTPQTADDVEDMLAIEHMTVHGALASEGHRASVGEVKDTVEGAFRCANTRPMSCHLSVALCPLPIPLPFPSIFGNNVGKQGELMGSQTINSSPKGSLEIHSVPMAARLRSSSVVLPLLENKLQNLQRFGIQRGAAGAELLRSWGFGMEELMEMDEMLSKMVAALRPPQLTSDSD is encoded by the exons ATGAGTTGCTTGGGTTGGCTGGGGACCCCTCTGCTGATTCAGTGTTCAAGAATCAGGATCTTAACATGGACGTGCTTTATCGTACTG GGCATTCCTTCCTATACTCCTCGCCTGGTTTCAATAAACTTGAGAG gaTCCCTTGGATCTATGAATTCACATGGTACATTGTATACGGAGGTTGCTTCCACATCACCAGATGTTGTCACCTG GACTGGTAAAGTTTCCACTCAAGCCTCTGaaccttttaaaagaaatttgtTCCTGCAAAGACTTTATGAAGAAGAGGAAAACTCGAATATGTTAAATGAGATCCCTGGTTCAAAGAATGGTTCTCCGAGTGAGTATGAGGATAAGGAAATAATTGAGTGCCTGGAAAATGGTGTACAGTTTTGGTCCGACTACTCAAAAGTACATTATCACCCCCGGAGTCTTTATGAATTAGATGGAGTTTGGCCAGTCGTTGAGGAATTTAACAATTATGGAATTGGAAGGGACTGCTTTGCTTGGGCTGCGCAAGGGGAAGAAATCAGTGACAGGCTTCGATTTTTTGTTGAAGAGTGTGACAATATACAG GGATTTCAATTTATTGTTGATGACTCTGGAGGTTTCTCTGCTGTCGCTGCTGAATTTTTAGAGAACATTGTAGACGAGTATACAAACATTCCCGTCTTACTGTATGCTGTCCAAGGTTCTGGTCCACGCACAAATCTTCAGAGCAGGAAGCGTACAGTCTCAGAGGTTCTTCATGATTCTATATCATTTTCAAGATTGTCATCATACTGTAAACTTATTGTGCCTGTTGGTCTGCCCTCCTTAAGTAAAA GTAAAGCTTCCAGATTCCTCCACATTGAAGATGCGAAGCATTTTCACTCGAGTGCAGTTTATGCTGCAGCACTACACTCCATTAGTCTACCTTTTCGAATGGTTCCAGTTGGGCCTACTGCAGATGCTTGTTCTAGTTCTGGTGCTGTGGATATTCATGGAGTTGTACAAATGTTATCAGGACAAGGAAGGCAGAATATGGTGTCAGTTCTTGATGTTGCCATGCCAGCACCAGCTTTAACTG GGGGACAGAATGACCTGTCTCTGTTAGAGATGTTACAGCCGTTGACCCCACAAACAGCAGATGATGTTGAAGACATGCTGGCTATTGAACACATGACAGTCCACGGAGCTCTTGCATCAG AAGGCCATCGCGCTTCAGTTGGTGAGGTAAAGGATACAGTTGAGGGTGCTTTTAGATGTGCCAATACAAGGCCAATGTCCTGCCATCTATCCGTTGCTCTTTGTCCCTTGCCTATCCCCTTGCCTtttccatcaatctttggtaacAATGTAGGCAAGCAAGGTGAACTAATGGGTAGTCAAACTATTAATTCATCACCCAAAGGATCCCTTGAGATTCATTCCGTTCCCATGGCCGCCAGATTACGTTCCAGCAGTGTTGTATTACCACTCTTAGAGAATAAACTGCAAAATCTTCAGCGTTTTGGAATTCAACGAGGAGCAGCTGGGGCTGAGTTACTTAGAAGTTGGGGCTTTGGCATGGAAGAATTGATGGAAATGGATGAAATGTTATCTAAAATGGTAGCGGCATTGCGCCCTCCTCAGTTGACATCAGATTCAGATTAG